A genomic window from Streptomyces mirabilis includes:
- a CDS encoding alkene reductase, with protein sequence MTLWTPFTVGAMELPHRLAMAPMTRDRSLTDGAPSALNVEYYRQRASMALIITEGTQPSADGQGYLLTPGIYTDAHIAGWRKVTDAVHAEGGRIVVQLMHTGRISHPDNTPHQRTPVAPSAIQPKGVMFTTGGPQEMPVPRALTADEITGVVDEFRYAAAAAVAAGFDGVEIHGANGYLLHQFLSANANNRTDQYGGSVTNRIRFTAEVTSAVASEIGADRTGLRISPGNPYNDITEHDTHDVYPALLGTVDPLGLAYLHVIQGPDEELLQRMRQQWSTALIVNRAGTPLDTRFADLDSGLADVVTVGATALANPDLPHRIRTGAPLNEPDPATFYGGDHRGYTDYPALTTTATS encoded by the coding sequence GTGACTCTTTGGACCCCCTTCACCGTCGGGGCCATGGAACTGCCGCACCGGCTGGCCATGGCACCCATGACCCGCGACCGCTCCCTGACGGACGGCGCACCCAGCGCGCTCAACGTCGAGTACTACCGGCAGCGCGCCTCGATGGCCCTGATCATCACCGAAGGCACCCAGCCCTCCGCCGACGGCCAGGGCTACCTGCTGACCCCGGGCATCTACACCGACGCCCACATCGCTGGCTGGCGCAAGGTCACAGACGCCGTGCACGCCGAGGGCGGCCGCATCGTGGTCCAGCTCATGCACACCGGCCGTATCTCCCACCCGGACAACACTCCGCACCAGCGCACGCCCGTCGCCCCTTCGGCCATACAGCCCAAGGGCGTCATGTTCACCACCGGCGGCCCCCAGGAGATGCCCGTCCCGCGGGCCCTCACTGCCGACGAGATCACCGGTGTCGTCGACGAGTTCCGCTACGCGGCGGCGGCGGCCGTCGCCGCCGGGTTCGACGGCGTCGAGATCCACGGCGCCAACGGCTACCTCCTCCACCAGTTCCTCTCTGCCAATGCCAACAACCGCACCGATCAGTACGGCGGCTCCGTCACCAACCGCATCCGCTTCACCGCCGAGGTGACATCTGCGGTCGCCTCCGAGATCGGCGCCGACCGGACCGGCCTGCGTATCTCCCCCGGCAACCCCTACAACGACATCACCGAGCACGACACCCACGACGTCTACCCGGCACTGCTCGGCACCGTCGACCCGCTCGGCCTCGCCTACCTGCACGTCATCCAAGGGCCTGACGAAGAACTCCTCCAGCGGATGCGCCAGCAGTGGTCCACCGCACTGATCGTCAACCGCGCCGGCACCCCGCTCGACACTCGCTTCGCCGATCTCGACTCCGGTCTGGCCGACGTCGTCACGGTCGGCGCCACAGCACTGGCCAACCCCGACCTGCCCCACCGCATCCGCACGGGAGCGCCCCTCAACGAGCCCGACCCGGCCACCTTCTACGGCGGCGACCACCGCGGCTACACCGACTACCCGGCCCTCACCACCACCGCTACGAGCTGA
- a CDS encoding alpha/beta hydrolase: MSLGFDPEFAQVFAPMAEAMAHATPPEVGDVPARRAMWEPIIGAASAAQPIPTDVTTAEHHATADDGTQITMRWYAKTGAAAGSAVLFFHGGGYIFGHIDLFDGPVSRYVSASGVPMLSVEYRRAPEHPFPTPVEDAYAALRWLHEHAGELGVDRGRIAVMGDSAGGGLAAALSILTRERGGPAIARQILLMPMLDDRTTTPDPHIEPYLLWSYDDSRTAWAALLGDAAGRPDVPATAAPARLEDATGLPPAYIEVGQLDAFRDEDLAYATKLSRAGVPVEFHLHPGVPHEFDSIAFTTDVARRATADRVRVLSSL, encoded by the coding sequence ATGTCACTCGGTTTCGACCCCGAGTTCGCCCAGGTTTTCGCCCCCATGGCCGAGGCCATGGCGCACGCCACACCCCCGGAGGTAGGCGACGTGCCCGCACGCCGCGCCATGTGGGAGCCGATTATCGGTGCCGCCTCGGCGGCCCAGCCGATCCCGACCGACGTCACGACCGCCGAGCACCACGCAACCGCCGACGACGGCACACAGATCACCATGCGCTGGTACGCCAAGACCGGCGCCGCAGCGGGGTCGGCGGTGCTGTTCTTCCATGGCGGCGGCTACATCTTCGGCCACATCGACCTGTTCGACGGACCGGTCTCGCGCTACGTCTCCGCCAGCGGGGTGCCGATGCTGTCGGTCGAATACCGCCGGGCCCCCGAGCATCCGTTCCCGACGCCGGTCGAGGACGCCTACGCCGCCCTGCGCTGGCTGCACGAACACGCCGGCGAACTGGGCGTCGACCGGGGCCGGATCGCAGTGATGGGCGACAGTGCCGGGGGCGGACTGGCCGCGGCTTTGTCGATCCTCACCCGGGAGCGCGGCGGTCCGGCAATCGCCCGGCAGATCCTGCTCATGCCGATGCTCGACGACCGCACTACCACGCCCGACCCGCACATCGAGCCGTACCTGCTGTGGTCCTACGACGACAGCCGCACCGCGTGGGCGGCGCTGCTCGGCGACGCGGCGGGCAGGCCGGACGTGCCCGCCACAGCGGCTCCCGCCCGGCTCGAGGACGCGACAGGGCTGCCCCCGGCCTACATCGAGGTCGGCCAGCTCGATGCCTTCCGCGACGAGGACCTCGCCTACGCGACCAAGCTCAGCCGGGCAGGCGTCCCTGTGGAGTTCCACCTGCACCCCGGCGTCCCGCACGAATTCGACTCCATCGCCTTCACCACCGACGTCGCTCGCCGCGCCACCGCCGACCGCGTCCGCGTCCTCAGCTCCCTCTGA
- a CDS encoding NADP-dependent oxidoreductase, which produces MKAVRFHEYGTPDVLRYEDVEQPVPAAGEVRIRVAATSFNPVDGNIRAGFMQGPIPVTLPHTPGIDVAGTVDVLGEGADRVRAGDQVVGFLPMTGAGAAAEYVLAPAGLLTAAPASLPLADAGGLPLVGLTAWQALFGHAKLTAGQRVLINGAGGAVGGYAVQLAKHAGAHVIATAGPRSSERVRTAGADEVFGHGVPELSALVDVVLNLAPVDPMQLAALTSVVRDGGIVVNTTVWMPAPSDEERGVRGVNLFVNSDAAQLARLVTLVDSGALHVDIARRVPLAELPALHAEAAEGALSGKVLVLPTAASLT; this is translated from the coding sequence ATGAAAGCAGTGCGTTTCCATGAGTACGGCACTCCGGACGTCTTGCGTTACGAGGACGTGGAACAGCCGGTCCCCGCGGCCGGGGAGGTCCGGATCCGGGTGGCCGCGACGTCGTTCAACCCGGTCGACGGCAACATCCGCGCGGGCTTCATGCAGGGCCCCATCCCGGTGACCCTGCCGCACACCCCCGGCATCGACGTCGCGGGCACGGTCGACGTGCTGGGCGAGGGCGCGGACAGGGTCCGGGCGGGTGACCAGGTCGTCGGCTTCCTGCCGATGACCGGCGCCGGCGCGGCGGCGGAGTACGTACTCGCACCGGCCGGCCTGCTGACGGCGGCGCCCGCGAGCCTCCCGCTGGCCGATGCGGGCGGGCTGCCGCTGGTCGGGCTCACCGCCTGGCAGGCCCTCTTCGGCCACGCCAAGCTCACTGCCGGCCAGCGGGTCCTGATCAACGGTGCGGGCGGCGCGGTCGGCGGCTACGCCGTCCAGCTGGCCAAGCACGCCGGCGCACACGTGATCGCCACGGCCGGGCCGCGCAGCAGCGAACGCGTCAGGACGGCGGGTGCCGATGAGGTGTTCGGCCACGGGGTCCCCGAACTGTCCGCGCTGGTCGACGTCGTGCTCAACCTCGCGCCGGTCGATCCGATGCAATTGGCCGCGCTGACCTCCGTGGTCCGCGACGGCGGCATCGTGGTGAACACGACGGTGTGGATGCCCGCGCCTTCCGACGAGGAACGCGGCGTGCGCGGCGTCAACCTCTTCGTCAACAGCGACGCCGCGCAGCTGGCGAGGCTGGTGACGCTGGTCGACTCCGGAGCGCTGCACGTCGACATCGCTCGACGGGTGCCGCTGGCCGAGCTGCCGGCGCTGCACGCGGAGGCCGCAGAAGGCGCGCTCTCCGGCAAGGTCCTCGTCCTTCCCACCGCCGCCTCTCTCACCTAG
- a CDS encoding helix-turn-helix transcriptional regulator, producing MDRALLADFLRARREALQPEDVGLPRGQRRRTGGLRREEVAVLAGMSADYYSRIEQQRGPAPSERMLVALARALRLNQSEQDHLFILGGNPAPRRIPRDDYIGPTMTRIVAGLSDVPAIVLSRLGEALLQTPPAVALLGDYTQYSGMSRYLVYRWFTGDPRVRGLYPVEDHPIRGRVFAAEIRDAYTADPTGRAGEIVAALLEASSEFANIWRLHEVGVTHHHDLKRYLHPELGELELYAEMLLDPEQCQTLLVFTAVPGSPSHGKLQLLTAV from the coding sequence ATGGACCGGGCGTTGCTGGCGGATTTTCTCCGTGCGCGTCGTGAGGCGTTGCAGCCGGAGGATGTCGGGCTTCCCCGCGGGCAGCGGCGCCGCACCGGCGGGCTGCGGCGCGAGGAGGTGGCGGTGCTGGCCGGGATGTCGGCCGACTACTACAGCCGAATCGAGCAGCAGCGGGGTCCGGCGCCGTCGGAGCGGATGCTCGTCGCCCTTGCCCGGGCGCTGCGCCTCAACCAGAGCGAGCAAGACCACCTCTTCATCCTGGGCGGGAACCCGGCGCCGCGGCGGATCCCGCGGGACGATTACATCGGTCCCACGATGACGCGGATCGTCGCCGGCCTCTCGGACGTGCCCGCCATCGTGCTGTCACGGCTCGGCGAGGCGTTGCTGCAGACGCCCCCGGCGGTCGCCCTGCTCGGTGACTACACCCAGTACTCGGGTATGTCGCGTTACCTGGTCTACCGTTGGTTCACCGGTGATCCGCGGGTCCGAGGCCTGTACCCCGTCGAGGACCATCCGATACGGGGCAGGGTCTTTGCCGCGGAGATCCGGGACGCGTACACGGCGGATCCCACAGGGAGAGCCGGCGAGATCGTCGCGGCGCTGCTGGAGGCGAGTTCCGAGTTCGCGAACATCTGGCGGTTGCACGAGGTGGGCGTGACCCATCATCACGACCTCAAGCGCTACCTGCACCCCGAGTTGGGGGAACTGGAGCTGTACGCCGAGATGCTGTTGGATCCGGAGCAGTGTCAGACGCTGCTGGTGTTCACCGCCGTGCCCGGTTCCCCGAGCCACGGCAAGCTTCAGCTCCTGACCGCCGTCTAG
- a CDS encoding aldehyde dehydrogenase family protein, with amino-acid sequence MGGVPNWPPGLSHHRAAPTVLTDVPHEAAVMAEEIFGPILPVLTVRDVDETNLEGARNRTHGIAQTDSQTSTCVCTPLESREMI; translated from the coding sequence GTGGGTGGGGTGCCCAACTGGCCCCCCGGCCTATCCCACCACCGAGCAGCGCCCACCGTCCTGACCGATGTGCCGCACGAGGCCGCCGTCATGGCGGAGGAGATCTTCGGACCGATCCTCCCGGTCCTGACCGTGCGCGACGTCGACGAAACCAATCTTGAAGGAGCCAGGAACCGCACCCATGGCATTGCTCAGACGGACTCCCAGACGTCCACGTGCGTGTGCACACCGCTGGAGTCGAGGGAGATGATCTGA
- a CDS encoding MerR family transcriptional regulator gives MTADDSFGRLDDDDYPAYTMGRAAEMLGTTQGFLRALGEARLITPLRSAGGHRRYSRYQLRIAARARELVDQGTPIEAACRIIILEDQLEEAQRINAEYRRAAESANPPPAT, from the coding sequence ATGACAGCAGACGACTCGTTCGGCCGTCTCGATGACGACGATTACCCCGCCTACACGATGGGCCGGGCCGCCGAGATGCTCGGCACCACCCAGGGCTTCCTGCGCGCCCTCGGCGAAGCCCGCCTCATCACCCCGCTCCGCTCGGCGGGCGGCCACCGCCGCTACTCCCGCTACCAGCTGCGCATCGCCGCCCGCGCGCGGGAACTCGTCGACCAGGGGACCCCCATCGAGGCCGCCTGCCGCATCATCATCCTCGAAGACCAGCTCGAAGAAGCCCAGCGCATCAACGCCGAATACCGCCGCGCCGCCGAATCGGCGAACCCACCGCCCGCGACCTGA
- a CDS encoding terpene synthase family protein: MQISGPSLLNPGLPQVEPHVTAWAQASGLLSAEAAEQARRECHTAFAGRVWPWAPPERLAELSRLVLWMFVVDDRSDAHRAASGTVDAELEAMVCAVTGGKRAVPEPAPATVRVLAEVVPRVAGCMGPAWCARFIRHLAEWIGTNRDMIQRRADHSVPTPQAYVCWRRVSGAVGWCFDLIEYAQDAELAEPVWSSPACRRLRDTAADVICWTNDLFSVRKELLSGETSNLVVVLQHHHCLALQEAVDEVHRWLSWRIAELPVATGHLQAAASAMGLAPDEQAAVGRYVEGIGAWARGFLDFCEESARYAEAGRPRSG; the protein is encoded by the coding sequence GTGCAGATCTCCGGGCCCTCGCTGCTCAATCCGGGCCTGCCGCAGGTGGAGCCGCACGTCACCGCCTGGGCGCAGGCGTCGGGGCTGCTGTCCGCGGAGGCTGCCGAGCAGGCCCGCAGGGAGTGCCATACCGCCTTCGCCGGACGAGTTTGGCCCTGGGCACCACCGGAGCGGCTGGCCGAGCTGTCCCGCCTGGTCCTGTGGATGTTCGTCGTCGACGACCGGAGCGACGCCCACCGGGCCGCATCCGGAACGGTCGACGCGGAGCTGGAGGCCATGGTGTGCGCCGTCACCGGCGGGAAGCGCGCCGTGCCCGAACCGGCGCCGGCGACCGTACGCGTCCTGGCGGAGGTGGTGCCGCGGGTGGCCGGCTGCATGGGCCCCGCATGGTGCGCTCGCTTCATTCGGCATCTGGCGGAATGGATAGGCACCAACCGGGACATGATCCAGCGCCGTGCGGACCACAGCGTGCCGACGCCGCAGGCCTATGTCTGCTGGCGGCGAGTGTCCGGAGCGGTGGGCTGGTGCTTTGACCTCATCGAGTACGCGCAGGACGCGGAGCTGGCCGAGCCGGTGTGGTCCTCGCCGGCCTGTCGCCGGCTGCGGGATACCGCCGCGGATGTCATCTGCTGGACCAACGATCTGTTCTCTGTGCGTAAGGAGCTGCTCAGCGGCGAAACGAGCAACCTGGTGGTGGTATTGCAGCATCACCACTGTCTGGCGCTGCAGGAGGCCGTGGACGAGGTGCACCGGTGGCTGTCCTGGCGTATCGCCGAACTGCCTGTCGCGACGGGCCATCTGCAGGCCGCCGCCTCGGCCATGGGCCTGGCGCCGGATGAGCAGGCGGCGGTCGGCCGGTATGTGGAGGGCATCGGTGCGTGGGCTCGTGGTTTTCTCGACTTCTGCGAGGAGTCTGCGCGGTATGCCGAGGCCGGTCGCCCAAGGTCCGGGTAG
- a CDS encoding helix-turn-helix domain-containing protein, with amino-acid sequence MSHAIRRASELALDEKTVTALRAALKTTADEVVQAIIDEVPSYANALSGRMGGTIRRAVRTALGHYLDLASGNATGGDAGDAAYELGRGEVRDGRSMDALLSAYRVGARVAWRCLAAGAVPAGLPAAEVAKFAELTFAYIDELSAASAAGHADELAARGRAHERHLEHLARDLLAGASPDVLLASVQRAGWQPPVSLTAVLLPAAQARPAYRALDPGTLVLDDLPDATGVLLVPDADRSHLLRQLTDRTAVVGPARPWTRASASYARAVRARSLSSDIRDTEDHLPELVLSADVDAFADLRARALAPLRTLPVVTARRLEETLRAWLLHQGRRDEVAAALFVHPQTVRYRMSQLRELFPDLASPHRVLELTLAVGLRVS; translated from the coding sequence GTGAGCCATGCAATCCGGAGGGCCAGCGAACTGGCCCTCGATGAGAAGACGGTCACCGCACTTCGGGCCGCGCTGAAGACCACCGCCGACGAGGTCGTCCAGGCGATCATCGACGAGGTCCCTTCCTACGCCAACGCCCTTTCGGGCCGCATGGGCGGCACCATCCGCCGAGCCGTCCGCACCGCCCTGGGGCACTACCTGGACCTCGCGAGCGGGAACGCCACAGGCGGCGACGCCGGTGACGCAGCCTACGAGCTGGGCCGCGGCGAGGTGCGCGACGGCCGGTCGATGGACGCCCTACTCAGCGCCTACCGCGTCGGTGCCCGCGTGGCCTGGCGATGCCTGGCAGCGGGTGCCGTACCCGCAGGCCTGCCCGCCGCCGAGGTCGCCAAGTTCGCCGAGCTGACCTTCGCCTACATCGACGAGCTCTCCGCCGCGAGCGCCGCGGGCCATGCCGACGAACTGGCCGCCCGGGGCAGGGCCCACGAGCGCCACCTGGAACACCTGGCCCGCGACCTCCTCGCCGGCGCGAGCCCGGACGTGCTGCTGGCCTCTGTTCAACGGGCCGGGTGGCAGCCTCCGGTTTCGCTGACCGCGGTTCTGCTGCCCGCCGCCCAGGCCCGGCCTGCCTACCGGGCGCTCGACCCGGGCACCCTCGTCCTCGACGATCTGCCGGACGCCACCGGTGTGCTGCTCGTCCCCGATGCCGACCGATCACATCTCTTGCGGCAGCTCACCGACCGCACCGCCGTGGTCGGCCCGGCCCGGCCATGGACTCGTGCGTCCGCCTCGTACGCACGAGCCGTACGCGCGCGCTCCCTCTCCTCTGATATTCGCGACACCGAGGACCACCTGCCCGAGCTGGTGCTGAGCGCCGACGTGGACGCGTTCGCAGACCTGCGTGCCCGAGCCCTCGCACCGTTGCGGACCTTGCCTGTCGTGACCGCACGGCGGCTGGAGGAGACGTTGCGGGCGTGGCTGCTGCACCAGGGCAGGCGGGACGAGGTGGCGGCGGCGTTGTTCGTCCATCCCCAGACAGTCCGGTACCGGATGTCGCAGCTGCGGGAGCTGTTTCCGGATCTCGCATCGCCACACCGGGTCCTTGAACTGACGCTGGCGGTCGGTCTTCGGGTCAGCTGA
- a CDS encoding ferredoxin reductase, translating into MTSAALRSRAWKLLEMVTTPLLPSDYLDLVSPLRAGADLRGRIEAVHPETGDAATIVIRPGRGWRGHTAGQYVRIGVDVDGVRLWRAYSITSPTNRQDGRVMITVKAIPDGKVSNHLVRRAKPGTLIQLDQPAGDFVLPQAKPAKVLYLTAGSGITPVMGMLRDIEFDDVVMVHCAPRPQDVIFRNELHDLVADKKLRLTEVHTDTDGMLDIARLDELVPDWAERETWACGPAGLLDAAEKHWTEHGIQERLHTERFRPSIVVAGDGGEVTFSSTGKTVDADGATPLLDIGEEAGVLMPSGCRMGICFGCITPLKAGAVRDLRTGKITEAEPGVLIQTCVSAAAGPCDIER; encoded by the coding sequence ATGACGAGTGCAGCCCTCCGCAGCAGGGCGTGGAAACTGCTGGAGATGGTCACGACGCCGCTGTTGCCGTCGGACTACCTCGACCTGGTCAGCCCGCTGCGTGCGGGCGCTGACCTACGTGGGCGCATCGAGGCCGTGCACCCCGAGACGGGTGACGCCGCGACCATCGTGATCAGGCCGGGACGGGGCTGGCGCGGCCACACGGCCGGTCAGTACGTGCGGATCGGGGTCGACGTCGACGGGGTGCGCCTGTGGCGTGCCTACTCCATCACCTCGCCGACGAACCGCCAGGACGGCCGCGTCATGATCACCGTGAAGGCGATCCCGGACGGCAAGGTCAGCAACCACCTGGTCCGCAGGGCGAAACCGGGCACGCTGATCCAGCTCGACCAGCCGGCCGGTGACTTCGTGCTGCCGCAGGCCAAGCCCGCCAAGGTGCTCTACCTGACTGCCGGCAGCGGCATCACGCCCGTGATGGGCATGCTGCGCGACATCGAGTTCGACGACGTCGTCATGGTCCACTGCGCGCCACGGCCGCAAGACGTGATCTTCCGCAACGAACTGCACGACCTGGTCGCGGACAAGAAGCTGCGGCTCACCGAGGTGCACACCGACACGGACGGCATGCTCGACATCGCCCGTCTTGACGAACTCGTGCCCGACTGGGCCGAGCGCGAGACCTGGGCCTGCGGGCCCGCGGGCCTGCTCGACGCCGCCGAAAAGCACTGGACCGAGCACGGCATACAAGAACGCCTGCACACCGAACGCTTCCGCCCCAGCATCGTCGTCGCCGGCGACGGCGGCGAGGTCACGTTCAGCTCCACCGGCAAGACCGTCGACGCGGACGGCGCCACGCCGTTGCTGGACATCGGCGAGGAGGCCGGCGTGCTCATGCCCTCCGGGTGCCGCATGGGCATCTGCTTCGGCTGCATCACGCCGCTCAAGGCGGGCGCCGTCCGCGACCTGCGCACCGGCAAGATCACCGAGGCCGAGCCGGGCGTCCTCATCCAGACCTGCGTGTCCGCCGCTGCGGGCCCCTGCGACATCGAACGGTAG
- a CDS encoding acyl-CoA desaturase — MTAIDPTAHLTAEQIEELGRELDAIRDEVIAGRGEKDAAYIRKVISAQRKLELVSRGVLLFSFFPPAWLLGTAGLSVAKIMDNMEIGHNILHGQWDWMRDPKIHSTTWEWDHVSPSDQWKHSHNELHHTYTNVIGKDNDLGYGIMRVDEDQKWHPFHLGQPLWNFINACFFEYGIAAYDLELGKNLHKRRRKNPEFRARAKAVGRKIRKQVLKDYVIHPLLSGPSFLTTLAATFTANLVRNIWSHSVIMCGHFPEGVQVFERRSIKGETRGQWYLRQMMGSANISGSKAMHFMTGNLSHQIEHHLFPDLPSNRYAEVAVKVRALFEKYELEYVTGPLPKQVFSAWHKVFRLSLPNKNPKVKTPDREQELVAA, encoded by the coding sequence TTGACCGCCATCGACCCCACCGCCCACCTGACCGCGGAGCAGATCGAGGAGCTCGGCCGCGAGCTGGACGCGATCCGCGACGAGGTGATCGCCGGCCGCGGCGAGAAGGACGCCGCCTACATCCGCAAGGTCATCTCGGCACAGCGCAAGCTCGAGCTGGTCAGCAGGGGCGTGCTCCTGTTCTCGTTCTTCCCGCCCGCGTGGCTGCTCGGCACCGCCGGTCTGTCCGTGGCGAAGATCATGGACAACATGGAGATCGGCCACAACATCCTGCACGGCCAGTGGGACTGGATGCGAGACCCGAAGATCCACTCCACCACCTGGGAGTGGGATCACGTCTCGCCGTCCGACCAGTGGAAGCACTCGCACAACGAACTGCACCACACGTACACCAACGTGATCGGCAAGGACAACGACCTCGGCTACGGCATCATGCGCGTCGACGAGGACCAGAAGTGGCACCCGTTCCACCTCGGCCAGCCACTGTGGAACTTCATCAACGCCTGCTTCTTCGAGTACGGCATCGCGGCGTACGACCTGGAGCTCGGCAAGAACCTGCACAAGCGCCGCCGCAAGAACCCGGAGTTCCGCGCGCGCGCCAAGGCCGTGGGCCGCAAGATCCGCAAGCAGGTGCTCAAGGACTACGTGATCCACCCGCTGCTGTCGGGCCCGTCGTTCCTCACCACCCTCGCCGCCACGTTCACCGCGAACCTGGTCCGCAACATCTGGTCCCACTCGGTGATCATGTGCGGGCACTTCCCCGAGGGCGTGCAGGTCTTCGAGCGCCGGTCGATCAAGGGCGAGACGCGCGGCCAGTGGTACCTGCGCCAGATGATGGGCTCGGCGAACATCAGCGGCAGCAAGGCCATGCACTTCATGACCGGCAACCTGTCGCACCAGATCGAGCACCACCTGTTCCCGGACCTGCCGAGCAACCGGTACGCCGAGGTCGCGGTGAAGGTCCGCGCGCTGTTCGAGAAGTACGAGCTGGAGTACGTCACCGGACCGCTGCCCAAGCAGGTGTTCTCCGCGTGGCACAAGGTCTTCCGGCTCTCGCTGCCGAACAAGAATCCCAAGGTCAAGACACCGGACCGCGAGCAGGAGCTCGTCGCGGCCTGA
- a CDS encoding PIN domain-containing protein: MNLTAVLDHTALAALYRAESFFTGLYIDASRGTGRVIIPSLAVLAAERQVAGAGKHAASLRFAENVPFTAAHAVDAMDWRSVDWPVAHAAAIAWHAVKAGEPLTVLSLEPELYAGTGITPLNPT, from the coding sequence ATGAACCTGACGGCCGTTTTGGACCACACCGCTCTGGCCGCCCTGTATCGCGCGGAATCCTTCTTCACGGGCCTCTACATCGACGCCTCGCGTGGCACCGGTCGTGTCATCATCCCCTCCCTCGCCGTGCTCGCTGCCGAACGGCAGGTTGCGGGCGCAGGCAAGCACGCGGCATCCCTGCGGTTCGCGGAGAACGTTCCGTTCACCGCAGCTCATGCTGTGGATGCGATGGACTGGAGAAGCGTGGACTGGCCGGTGGCCCACGCTGCTGCGATCGCCTGGCACGCGGTGAAGGCGGGAGAGCCGCTCACGGTCCTGTCGCTGGAACCCGAGCTGTACGCGGGTACCGGCATCACTCCGCTGAACCCCACCTGA
- a CDS encoding TetR/AcrR family transcriptional regulator produces MNERQRARRPGGRSARVGAQVHQAVTELISERGYGNFTVGEVAARAGVADSSIYRRWANLETLLTDVALTRLNAQSPMPDTGSLAGDLRTYAAQVAREITGPDGPAVLHLAVALSSSGQQGLQAGADLRAERTRQLQSMLDRARDRGEHAPDAFDVLDHILAPMYIRVLFGMGPLAPDYVDGLVDRLL; encoded by the coding sequence ATGAACGAGCGACAGCGAGCCCGGCGGCCCGGCGGGCGCAGTGCCCGCGTCGGCGCGCAGGTGCACCAGGCCGTCACCGAACTGATCAGTGAGCGCGGCTACGGCAACTTCACCGTCGGCGAGGTCGCAGCCCGCGCAGGCGTAGCCGACAGCAGCATCTACCGCCGGTGGGCCAACCTGGAAACCCTGCTCACCGACGTGGCGCTCACCCGCCTCAACGCGCAGTCGCCGATGCCCGACACCGGGAGCCTGGCCGGCGACCTGCGCACTTACGCGGCCCAAGTGGCCCGCGAGATCACCGGACCCGACGGTCCAGCGGTGCTGCACCTGGCCGTTGCCCTGTCGAGCAGCGGTCAGCAGGGCCTGCAGGCTGGTGCCGACCTCCGCGCCGAACGCACCCGGCAACTGCAGTCCATGCTCGATCGCGCCCGCGACCGTGGCGAGCACGCACCCGACGCGTTCGACGTGCTGGACCACATCCTGGCCCCGATGTATATCCGCGTCCTGTTCGGCATGGGCCCGCTCGCCCCGGACTACGTCGACGGGCTGGTCGACCGATTGCTGTGA